A DNA window from Centropristis striata isolate RG_2023a ecotype Rhode Island chromosome 10, C.striata_1.0, whole genome shotgun sequence contains the following coding sequences:
- the LOC131979559 gene encoding interleukin-1 receptor type 1-like, whose product MGQDSTLGSLLLFLGLYGISTGLKHENCTNYDVQFDRVFSVPGDMAMLNSTLVASDVFNFTTIPYNITWYNSKTGQEIRNQSGRILVHGKTLWFLNTKRGDDGEYVTILRTPSRCYRQVTKLVVDDPIAGQCGRPRKAGQTLTVGVTDILSCPLKDYMNELDSYNIPFSINWYRGCDFIEDGKDKFTYMGRGKLKIDGVEPSNNSSYTCTLNFTLGGVKGSVSETIDAWVSRTYSLKPVVQQPANQIIKAKIGSNFSQKCQVFVPCVGRPGVHIFWLVKNDIVGMKPSERVYTSEQRPTWQDAPIKGALLERELIFSELREKDFNINYTCKAFSARGSPEGYFTLLPEDPNIMLPIGTVLGGVTVLFLINLTIYYSFKIDIVLWFRRAFPVLYTNTDLDGKLYDAYVAYPQHCAIGFSKEVEAFALQTLPEVLEKACGYKLFIADRDCIPGEAIVDSVEENIQASRRLLLLYTASTFTSKRHTSSTSSNNNNIPESSDKSESKTSDRSSMTFDRSEEVDQDPRQHFEHVSAMHRALLEGSLKVILVELEEITPAQLALFPESVRHLRKKQGAVCWWKNQSTEQKWRTCTKRRKVEQKGKDEEKGKDTQLSPLLSPSSRFWKEMRYHMPVRGKRAVYPEKISLLNL is encoded by the exons aTGGGCCAGGATTCAACACTGGGAAGCCTTCTGCTATTCCTTGGGCTATATGGGATCAGTACAGGATTAAAACATG agaaCTGTACCAACTACGATGTCCAGTTTGACAGGGTTTTTTCCGTTCCCGGGGATATGGCTATGCTTAACAGCACCCTGGTGGCCTCAGATGTCTTCAACTTTACAACTATCCCTTACAACATCACCTGGTACAACTCAAAGACAGGCCAAGAAATAAGAAACCAGAGCGGTCGAATCCTGGTGCACGGGAAGACTTTGTGGTTTCTTAACACCAAGAGAGGCGACGATGGAGAATATGTGACCATATTGAG AACTCCCTCTAGGTGCTACAGGCAGGTCACCAAGCTGGTAGTAGATGACCCCATTGCTGGACAGTGTGGACGTCCGAGGAAAGCTGGTCAAACGCTTACAGTCGGAGTTACAGACATCCTGTCCTGCCCTCTAAAGGACTATATGAATGAACTGGACAGCTACAACATCCCTTTCTCCATCAACTGGTACAGA GGTTGTGACTTCATTGAGGATGGGAAAGACAAGTTCACCTACATGGGTAGGGGAAAACTGAAGATTGATGGGGTGGAACCGAGTAACAACTCCTCCTACACCTGCACTCTGAACTTCACTCTCGGTGGCGTGAAGGGGTCTGTGTCAGAGACAATTGATGCATGGGTCTCAA GGACATACTCGTTGAAGCCAGTAGTGCAACAACCGGCCAATCAAATAATCAAAGCAAAGATAG ggtCAAATTTCAGCCAGAAGTGCCAGGTGTTTGTACCATGTGTCGGGAGACCTGGGGTTCACATCTTTTGGttggtcaaaaatgatattGTCGGCATGAAACCCTCTGAACGCGTCTACACTTCAGAACAACG TCCGACGTGGCAGGATGCTCCTATTAAAGGCGCCTTATTGGAGCGCGAGCTGATTTTTTCTGAGCTGAGGGAGAAGGACTTCAACATCAACTACACTTGTAAAGCATTCAGTGCCAGGGGTTCTCCTGAAGGCTATTTTACTCTGCTACCAGAAG ATCCCAACATCATGCTTCCCATTGGAACTGTGCTTGGTGGCGTGACGGTCCTCTTTCTCATCAATCTCACAATCTACTACAGTTTTAAGATTGACATTGTGCTGTGGTTCAGAAGAGCTTTCCCAGTCCTCTATACGAACACAG ATTTGGATGGAAAGCTGTACGATGCCTACGTGGCATACCCCCAGCACTGTGCCATCGGATTCAGCAAGGAGGTGGAGGCGTTTGCCCTTCAAACACTACCAGAAGTGTTGGAAAAGGCCTGTGGCTACAAACTCTTCATAGCAGACAGAGACTGCATTCCTGGGGAGG CCATAGTGGACTCAGTGGAAGAGAACATACAAGCCAGCCGCCGCCTCCTTCTGCTCTACACCGCCTCTACTTTCACcagcaaaagacacacaagCAGCACTAGtagcaacaataacaacatcCCAGAGAGCAGTGATAAAAGTGAAAGCAAGACCAGTGACCGCAGCAGCATGACTTTTGATAGAAGCGAAGAAGTTGATCAAGACCCAAGACAGCATTTTGAGCATGTGTCTGCAATGCACAGAGCCCTGCTGGAGGGATCTCTAAAG GTGATTCTGGTTGAGTTGGAAGAGATCACCCCGGCTCAGCTGGCTCTCTTCCCTGAGTCAGTGCGCCACCTGAGGAAGAAGCAGGGCGCAGTGTGCTGGTGGAAGAACCAGAGCACAGAGCAAAAGTGGAGGACATGTACGAAGAGGCGGAAGGTTGAGCAGAAAGGAAAGGATGaggagaaaggaaaggacaCGCAGTTGTCGCCATTGCTTTCCCCTTCCTCCAGGTTTTGGAAGGAGATGAGGTATCATATGCCAGTGAGAGGCAAGAGAGCAGTATACCCCGAGAAAATTTCCCTGCTGAACTTATGA